One region of Exiguobacterium acetylicum genomic DNA includes:
- the spxA gene encoding transcriptional regulator SpxA → MVTLYTSPSCTSCRKARAWLEEHEIPFVERNIFSEPLSLDEIKQILRMTEDGTDEIISTRSKVFSKLDVSVENLSLQHLYDLIQEYPGLLRRPILIDEKRLQVGYNEDEIRRFLPRKVRTFQLLEAQRLVNE, encoded by the coding sequence ATGGTAACACTCTATACTTCACCAAGTTGTACTTCTTGTCGGAAAGCACGCGCGTGGCTTGAAGAACATGAAATCCCGTTCGTTGAACGTAATATCTTTTCAGAACCATTATCGCTCGATGAAATCAAACAGATTCTTCGCATGACGGAAGATGGAACGGACGAGATCATTTCAACACGTTCAAAAGTCTTCTCGAAACTCGATGTTTCCGTTGAAAACTTATCGTTGCAGCATCTATACGATTTGATTCAAGAATATCCGGGATTATTGCGTCGCCCAATCTTGATTGATGAAAAACGCCTTCAAGTGGGATACAACGAGGATGAAATCCGTCGATTCTTACCGCGCAAGGTGCGTACATTCCAACTTTTGGAAGCGCAGCGTCTTGTCAACGAGTAA